ACATGGCTAGTTCTCACTGCTTGAAGCATTTGCCTTGTCCTTCTTGCTGCTTGAAGCATTTATCTTGTCCTGCTTTTTAGCCTTTTTAGTCTTCCACAAAGAGCTCTGTGAAACGGTCTCCTCAACAATCTTGGGCACCGTAAAACTGAAGCTTTCAGCTGATATGCGGTCCTTGTACTCTGGGTTTGTGTCAAGGAACTTCTGCACGTCCCCGATGCCCCTTGCACGCTTCCCGTTTGGCAGGACATAGTAGATGTCCATTTTAGACAGATCACCTCTCATGATCACAAGTCTCTCGGTCTTGGGCGGAGGCTTTGGTATGTTGGGCTTGTCGATGACCCATATGCGGCTGCTGTCGTACTCAATGTCTGGAGGGTCTTCACACGAGCACTCAGGTCTTTTACTGCAGAACCATGGGTCTTCAGTGAAGTTCTCACGAATTGTCTCAAATTCATCTTTCGTTGAAACTGTACGCCATTTATGACATTCACAACACTGGACAGCATACAGGCCAATTGATTCCGTTGCACCTCGT
The sequence above is a segment of the Triticum dicoccoides isolate Atlit2015 ecotype Zavitan chromosome 1A, WEW_v2.0, whole genome shotgun sequence genome. Coding sequences within it:
- the LOC119278786 gene encoding methyl-CpG-binding domain-containing protein 4-like produces the protein MASPAPVPASPGSSSQKKRGATESIGLYAVQCCECHKWRTVSTKDEFETIRENFTEDPWFCSKRPECSCEDPPDIEYDSSRIWVIDKPNIPKPPPKTERLVIMRGDLSKMDIYYVLPNGKRARGIGDVQKFLDTNPEYKDRISAESFSFTVPKIVEETVSQSSLWKTKKAKKQDKINASSSKKDKANASSSEN